Proteins found in one Crassostrea angulata isolate pt1a10 chromosome 3, ASM2561291v2, whole genome shotgun sequence genomic segment:
- the LOC128175382 gene encoding uncharacterized protein LOC128175382 → MTSSITTEYLRLRQQTTFKTLLPEQWVNGDRLIWNHFVTNGARTNNNLKWHGKLKRMALHAHPNIYTVINIFKDIQNGKEILQIQKQAGGTIRQPTKKYANIKKRLQTLKERCQDVIIDLMTYADSTLELLHFGH, encoded by the exons ATGACATCTTCCATAACAACAGAATACTTGCGTTTGCGACAACAGACAACCTTCAAGACCTTGCTGC CAGAACAGTGGGTGAATGGTGACAGACTTATTTGGAATCACTTCGTAACCAATGGAGCACGGACCAATAACAACTTAAAATGGCACGGGAAGTTGAAGAGGATGGCCCTACACGCGCACCCAAACATCTACACTGTCATCAACATCTTCAAGGACATCCAGAACGGCAAAGAAATTCTACAGATCCAGAAACAAGCAGGAGGAACCATTCGTCAACCTACAAAGAAGTACGCGAACATCAAGAAGAGACTGCAGACCCTGAAGGAGCGATGCCAAGACGTGATCATCGACCTTATGACCTACGCAGATTCAACATTGGAACTTCTTCATTTCGGACATTGA